CGGCCACTGTGCTGGCTCCGCTCGTCGGAGCTCCGACCGGCAAGTTGCTGGACGCGCTGACTGTGCTGGCCCCCGGCGAGGAGTGGCTGCTGGAGCCCCGTTGTCTGGACCCGTTGCCTGGAGGTGAGTGGGGTCGGCACTGGACGCCGGGCATCAAGGTTGGTGTGCGCCCGGACTCGTCGTTCCACCGGACGGAGGTCTTCGGGCCAGTTCTCGGCCTGATTGCGGTGGCCGACCTGGACGAGGCCCTCGAGGTTCAGAACGCGGTGGACTATGGGTTGACCGGCGGGATTCACTCTCTGGACCCCGCCGAGATCGACTGCTGGTTGGACGCCGTCGAGGTGGGTAACGCCTACGTCAACCGGGGGATCACCGGTGCCATTGTGCAGCGTCAGCCGTTCGGGGGCTGGAAGCGGTCGTCGGTCGGAACCGGCGCGAAGGCCGGTGGGCCCGACTACCTGCTGCAGTTGGGCACCTGGGAGTCGACGGGCGGTCTCGACGAGGTGGACGCCGCCGGCGTTGAGGCATCCGACGGCGAATGGTGGGAGACCCACTACGGCACGGATCAGGATCAGGCTGGATTGTTCTGTGAGGCGAACGTTCACCGGTATCGGCCCCATCCCGACCTGATTATCCGCATCGGCCCCGGAGGGACGCCTGCCGAGGTCGACCGGGTGCTGGCAGCCGCGGCTCGTTGTGGAGTGGTTCCCCGGGTGAGTCGGGCTTGCGATGAGGACGACGCGTCGTTCGTCAGGTCCATGTCGGCTCATCGGTTCGGCCGAATCCGAGCAGTGGGCTTCGTGTCCGAGACGGTGCGTCGGGCCGCGGTGACCGCCGAGGTCGACGTGGTTGATGAGACGGTCACGTCCAGCGGTCGTCTGGAGCTTCGACACCACCTACGGGAGCAGTCGGTAAGCCGGACCCTGCACCGGTTCGGCAACCTAGTGGCCTCCAGTCACACGACGGAAACAGTGGCAGAATAAATTGTTAACAACGAAATTCGTCGTCTATGAGAATGATGGCGACGGAATCCCTTGCATCCAGCAAGGGGTTGAGCCAGACTGACGAAATGAGACGACCTCCCCTGCGGATCCTGGATCTGGCCGGAAGCCACGAGGCCATGGGCCACGCCCACGGAATGGCCCACGCAGATGAGATCCGGGCCTACGCCGATGAACGGGTCCGCCTCGCTGGATCGAGTTTCTGGGCGGGCGGCGAGATCGACCGGACCGAGGTGCTCGACATCGCCCGATCGTGCCTGCCGGCCCACGAGGCGCACTCGGTGGATCTGTATTCCGAACTGTGTGGTCTGGCCGACGGCGCCGGCATCACGCCCGAGGAGGCTGTGGTGGCTGGCGGATTCACCGACTTCGTCGACACCGTGCGATCGGTGGTCGGAGGGAGGCATCCCCTGGAGGTCCAGGAGGATGACTGCACCGCGTTCATCGTCCCCGATGCACGGTGTGACGGGCAAGGGTTCTACGGCCAGACGTGGGATATGCACGACACGGCCACCCCCTACGTGGTCCTGCTGCGGATCCGGCCCGATAACAGCCCGGCCGCTCTGGTGTTCACCACCACGGGATGCCTGGGCCAACTAGGCATGAACGAGGCCGGCGTGTGCGTGGGTATTAACAACCTGGTGGCCACCGACGGCTGCCGGGGCGTCATGTGGACGTCGGTGGTGCGTGATGCCCTCACCTGCGACTCGGCGGCGGCTGCCCGCGACGCCATCCTCGACGCTGACCTCGCCGGTGCCCACAGCTTCCTGACGTTCGACGCCAGCGGCGACGGCCACATGATCGAGGCCTTCCCCACGGCCCGGCCTACCGAGGCGTTGGCCGACAACGCCCAGGTCCATACCAACCACGCCATCTGGGACGAGGCGCTGGCCCGGCAGGCACCCAAGCAGGATGGCCTGATGGCCAGCTCGACTCGTCGGCGCGATCGGGCCGTCGAACTGTTGGACCGCGACGGCATCGGCGTCGAGGATCTGATGGCCGTGACCCGCGACGACGAGGCCATCTGTCAGGTCTCGGTCGAACCGACCCACATCGAGTCCAGCGGTGCGGCGATCATGCGTCCCGCCACGCTGGACTTCTGGGCCGTCTGGGGCTTGCCCAGTCAGAACGAGTACGTCCACGTGCCTTTTCCTGCATGAAGACGCCGCCTGGGACGGGCCGCCCGGCCAGAGGACCTTCCGCGCCGGAGATCACCTACGCACCCATTGATGCCCGTTGGGCAGAGGAACTGGCGGCCATTGAACGCGCAGCCTTCCCCACGGCCGGCATCGAGGACCTCCTCGAGGTGCCGGACATCCTGGCCCTGTGCGAGACATTCCCCGATGGCGGATTCGTGGCCCTCGACGGTGACACGCCGGTCGGCATGGGTGTCGGGATCCTCATCGACTTCGACTTCGACGACCCGCATCACTCGCTGGATGACCTGATCGGCGCCAACTCGTGTGGCAACCACTCCGACGACTCGGACTGGTACTACGGCGTGACCATCGCCGTGGATCCCGGTTATCGCCGTCTTGGGATCGGCCAGGAGTTGTACGTCCTCCGCAAGGATGTCGTCCGGCGCCTCGGCAAGAAGGGCATCGTGGCCGGAGGGGTCATCCCCGGCTACAAGGACCAGATCGACAAAATGTCGGCCGACCAGTACGTGGACCGGGTGCGGGCCGGTGAACTCTATGACCCGACGCTCAGTTTCCAGATCGAGAACGGGTTCGAGGCCATCTGTGCCATCCCCGACTACATGGACGATCCAGCGGTGGGCGGCAACGCCGTTCTCATCGTCTGGCGAAATCCCGACCTGGTCTGACCACTCCCGACCCGACCGGATTGGGGGTCGGCTGGCTGGGCTCAGTCGTCGGAGAGTGAGGCGGGGATTGGTAGGCGGCTCATGCGACCGCCGTCCACGGTCACCACCTGGCCGGTCACGAAGCCGGCGTCCGGGTTGGCCAGCCAAGACACGGTGGCCGCCACGTCAGCGGGTTCGCCGATCCGGCCCACTGGGTGCAGCGTGGCTAGGTCGGCCACCGCCTGCTCACGGTTTGGGTGCTTGTCGACGTAACCCCGGTTTAGTTCGGTGTCGATCCAGCCGGGGGCCACGGCGTTGCAGCGGATTCCCGCCGGACCGAGTTCGACGGCCAGCGCGCGGGTGAGGCCGTGTACACCGGCCTTGGAAGCCGCATACGAGGAGTGGAGAGTATTGGCCCCCAGCCCCTCGATGGAGCCGATGTTCACGATGGCTGGATCGGATCGGCCTTCCATGAGCGGCACGAGGTGCTTGGCCATGAGGAACGGTCCCCGAAGGTTGACGGCCATGGTGAGGTCCCAGCCGGCCACAGTCTCATCGGCGAGGGCCCGGGTGTCCATGATCCCGGCGTTGTTAACCAGTACGTCGACGCCGCCGTGGACGGCGGCCACCGACTCGGCGAACTCCAGGATCGAGATCTCGTTGGTGACGTCGAGGGGCACCCACTCACGGTGGCCGGCTGCGTCACTCTCTAGGAACAGGTTGCCCGGATCGGTGAGGTCGCCGATGACGACGGTGGCGCCCTCGGCGGCGAATCGGTTCACGATGGCCCGCCCAATGCCCTGGGCGCCGCCGGTGACCACGACGATGCGGCCGGTGACCCGGCCGTTTCCCTCCGGGTCGTCATTCATGCTGCGGTGTACCCACCGTCGACGCTGATGTTGGCACCGTTCACATGTCGGGACCGATCGTCGGCCAGGAAGGCCACCACGTGGGCGACCTCGTCACCGGCGGGAATTCGCCCCTCGGGGATACCGCCGATGTTCATGGCATGTACCTCTTCTCGCGAGTCGTTACGTTCCGAGTAGAGCATGCTGGTATCCACAGCTCCCGGACAGACGGCGTTGATGCGGATGCCCTCGTGGGCGTGGTCCAGCGCCATGGCCCGGGTGAGGTTGGTGACCGCCCCCTTGGAGGCGCAGTAGGCGGCCAGTCCGGGTCCGCCTACCAGCCCGTTGGTCGAGCTGATGTTGACGATGGCTCCGCCCCCGACGGCCCGAAGTGCCGGAAGGGCGGCTCGAGTACACCGGAACAGGCCGTCCACGTTTGTGGACATGACCCGGTGCCATTCCTCGTCGCTGGTGCCCTCGGCGTTGGCCCTCGTGATGACGCCCGCCGCGTTGACCAGCACGTCGAGTCGCCCATGGGCCCGTATCGCGGACCCGACGGCCTCGTCTCCATAGGTCGGGTCGGCCACGTCACCCAGCGCGGTGGTGGCCAACCCACCGGCGGCGGTGACCTCAGCCACCACGGCGTCGGCCCGGGTGGCGTCGCGGCCTCCGACCACCACGGTGAAGCCCTCGGCAGCGAGGCGCAAGGCACACGCCCGGCCGATTCCCGACGTGGCACCGGTGATCAGGGCGACCCGTGGCCCGGTGGCTGGCCCGGTAGATGAATCAGTCATTCGGCCTTTCCTCGTTCCGGCATCCGGATCACATCTCGCGGCCGGACTGTAGGCGCAGCCGACGGGCGTACATCTCAACGCCCCACCCGAGGACCGGGTCGGGAACGTTCTTATTGGGGCGACCCCGGCCGAGCATGGCGTCCAGCAGGTCGGAGCCTTCGCCACACATCATCTCGGCGATCAACTTCCCGCAGATGGAGCCCCTGGCGAGTCCGGTGCCGTTGTGGACGCTGGCGGCCGTGATGCCGTCAGCGACCGTCCCGAAGACCGGTTCGCCGTTGCGGGCCATACTCAAGGCCCCGCCCCACGTGTATTCGAACGGCACGTCGGTGAGACTGGGGAACCGAGCCTCGAATGCCTTCCGGTGGGACCGGCCGGCCCGCTGGCGTCGGCGCCCTCCGGCGAGTGAGTGGCGACTGTAGGAGTAGACGTTCCGTACGAGGATCCGGCCGTTGGCCAGCCGGCGAACCGTCGTACCCGACGGTGCGGCCGGGATGACCCCCCACGTGCGGTGCCCGCCGATCGACGTCGACTCATCGTCGGTCAACGGTCGGGTCATCGAGCCCCACGTGACGACCGGAATGAGGTGCTTTCGGTAGAAGCCGAACCCGGCCAGGAAGCCGTTGTTGGCCAGAAGCAGTTCGGGGGTCCGGACGCTGCCCCCGTCGGTCCACAACTCATGGGGTGGTCCGGCGTTTAGCCAGGTCACCGGGGTTTCCTCATGAACCACCACGTTGTCCGGCAGGGTGGTGGCCAGGCCCCGACAGAGGGCAGCGGGCTGCATGAGTGCGGTTCCCGGTGTGTGCAGACCCTGGTGGTAGTGGTCAATACCTAGCCGGTCAACCAGGGCATCGGCGTCCAGTAGTTCGTACGGCTCGTCGATTCGGTCCAGGGTCGAGGCGAAGTGCTTCAGGTCCCGGACGCCGCGGTCGGTGCAGGCGGCATGGGTCTTGCCGGTCCACGACCAGTCGCAGTCGATGCCGTGGGCGGTCACCGCCTCCTCCAAGTACGAGAGACCGGCCCGGTTCAGGGCGATCTGCTGCTTCTCAAATTCGGCGGTGTCAGCGAAGCCCTCGGATCGGATGTTGTGGGCGTGGTCGATGCCGAACCCGGACGACCGGCCCGCAGCGTTGTTGCCGATACGCCCGGCCTCCAACAGGAGGATGTGGGCGTCGGGGCGCAACTGGCCGAGCCGCCGGGCCGCCGCCAGGCCGGTGAACCCCGCGCCCACCACGACCACATCGGCCTCGGTCGGGCCGCTCAGGGGCGCGGCGGGTGGCACCTCTTTGAGGATCTCGAACCACCCGTTGTCGCGACGGGCGTCGGGTAGGAGGGTGACGGCGCCCATGGAATCAGGACAGCTTCGTTTGAAGCGGGGTCAAGACAGGTCCATCCAGATGGTCTTGAGCTCGGTGTACTGCTCGTGGGCTGTGATGGACTTGTCGCGTCCGCCGAAGCCCGACTGCTTGAAGCCACCGAACGGGGTAGTGATGTCGCCCTCGCCGTAACAGTTCACGGCTACCGTGCCGGCCCGAATGGCCCGGGCTGCCAGGTGGGCGGTACGCAGGTCGGTGGTGTGAATCGTGCCGGCCAGGCCGTAGTCGGTGTCGTTGGCCAGACGGATGGCCTCCTCCGGGGTGTCGAAGGTGGTCACGGCCAGTACCGGTCCGAAGACCTCCTCTCGGGCCAGACGGCTATCGGGGTCCACGTCGGTAAACACGGTGGGCTCCACGAACCAGCCGCCGCTCTCCTGACGGACCTGGTTGCCGCCTACCAGACACGTCGAGCCGGCCTCGTGGGCGTCAGAGATGTGGCCCAGCACCTTGTCCAGGTGGGCCTCCTCGATCATGGCGCCCATGGTCGTCTCAGATACCAGGGGATCGCCGACCACCCAGTCGTGGCTGCGTTCGGCAATCCGTTCCAGTAGCTCGTCGGCCACTGATCGTTGCACGATGAGACGAGAGTTGGCGCTGCAGTTTTGTCCACCGTTCCAGAAGATTCCCTCGCAGATTCCGGTTGCTGCGGCGTCCAGGTCATCGGCGTCGGCCATGACGATGACCGGGCTCTTGCCGCCGCACTCCAGCAGGACTTCCTTGAGGTTGGAGTCCGCCGAGTAGCGCAGAAAGTGGCGACCTACCTCGGTCGAACCGGTGAAGGCCACGCAGTCCACGTCGGGGTGTAGGCCGATGGCCGCCCCGGCCGTCTCGCCGAATCCGGGGACCACGTTGAGCACGCCGTCGGGGATGCCGGCCTCGATGGCCAGTTCGGCGATGCGGATGGTCGACATGGAGGTTTGCTCGGCCGGCTTGACGACGCACGTGTTGCCGGCGGCCAGGATTGGGCCGATCTTCCAGCCGGCCATCATCAGCGGGTAGTTCCAGGGCAGCACGGCGCCCACCACACCGATGGGTTCGCGCACCACCATGCCGACCCGACCGGGGCCCGACGGCGAGAGTTGGTCGTAGAGCTTGTCGGCCGCCTCAGCGTGCCACCGGAGGGTGGCTACCAGGTCGGGGACGTCCAGTCCCGAGCAGTCGCTGATCGGCTTGCCGGCTTCCAGGGTCTCGATGATGGCCAGTTCGTCGGTGTGGGCCTCGACGAGCGAGGCGAATCGCAGGATTAGGCGTTTACGGTCGGCGGGGGCCAGATGGCCCCATGGGCCGTCTTCGAAGGCAGTTCGGGCCGCCGTGACCGCTCGGTCGACATCTTCGGCGTCGCATTCCGATACTTGGGCCAGCTCGGTGCCGGTGGCCGGGTTGAGGGTGGCGAACGTCTTTCTGGAGGCTGACTCCACGCTGCGGCCACCGATGACGGCCCGGGTGGGTGGGTTGATCGACGCGGCCAGTGCGGTCGGATCGGCGAGGTCGAGTGCCATCAGTTGCTGCTCCCGTTTTGGTTAGTGGTCGGTCGTGTACTGCCTACTTCGAAGCGACTGGCTCCAGCACGGCCCACGCCGGCGCGACTGGTCATCTGGACGAGCCAGTCCCGCTCTTCCTCCCATTCGCGAAAGACGAGGCGGTCGCGGTCGACCCCGTTGACGGGGAGGGTTGAGAGTGCGGCCTGCAGAGCGACTCGGCCCTGACGGGACATGGGCATGACCGGGCGACGGCAGGGACCAATGGCGCGACCCACCATGTTGGTGGCCGTCTTGACCGCTGCGTTGTACTCGGCCTCGTGCGGGTTGTCCCAGAAGTAGAGGTTGGCGGGGAGCATCTGGCGCCACAGTCCCATGGCCTCGGCGTGGCGGCCAGCCGTGATGTGGTTGTAGAGGGCCACGCACTCATGTGGCATGACGTTGGCCGCCCCCCAAATCCACCCGGCGCTGCCGGCCATGAGGGCGAAGGGGGCCAGCGGGTCGGCCCCGGCCAGCACATGGCCGCCGATCCCGACCAACTGCTGGAGTCGGATGAGGTCACCGGTGGAATCCTTGATGTAGTCGATGTTCTCCATGGCGATGAGCCGGCGGTACAGGTCCGGCGTGATGTCGAAGCCGGACTGGACCGGGATGTTGTACAGGACGATCGGGGCGTCGACGGCCCGGGCCAACGTCTCGGAGTGGTACAGGACGCCCCGTTCGAACGGCCCCTCGAAGTAGGGAGGGAGGACCATCACGGCGTTGGCTCCGAGGTCGATGGCGGCCCGGGAGTTCTCGATGGCATCCACGGTGGTGATGGCCGACGTCTGGCAGATCACCGGGATGCGACCGGCCACCTGGTCGATGCCGATGCGAAAGATCCGTTCCTTCTCGTCGGCTGAGAGGAAGGCGAACTCGCCGGTGCCGGCGGCCAGTACTAGACCGTGCACACCGGCCTCCACGAGGCTGTCGATGTGGTCGCGGAGGCGGCCCTCGTCTACCGACTCGCCAGAGTCGTCGAACGGGGAGCTCATGGCGGCGCAGACGCCGTGGAGCAGGGGTGGGTCGGTTGGAGTGTTCATGGTGGGTCCTTCTCGGCCAGATTCTCAGGAAACCAGATTGGGGAGTTCGGCATCGCGGCGGGCCACGTACTCCTCGAGTTCGTTGCGGACGTCGTCGGGCAAGTGGGGCTCCTCATATTCGTCGAGGAGTTGTCGGCACTTGGCGGCGGCCCGGTCTTCGGCACTAAGGGCTCCATCGGCCAGCCACTGTTCGTAGTTGTCGCTGTTCATCATCTCGGGCATCGAGAACGCTGTCTGGAAGTTGGCCAGCGTGTGGGCAGTTCCCAGATGGTGGCCGCCCGGGGGGACCTCGCGCATGGTGGCCAGCACTTCGTCGAGGTCGTTGAACGAGACACCGCCGCCGAGGCGCATCATCATCTCCAACTGCTCGCTGTCCAGCACCCACTTGGCGTAGCTCTGGCACATGGCGCTCTCCAGATAGCCGGTGGTCGACAGTACGAAGTTGGTGCCAGCCATGAGCACGCCGTACATGTTGCGGGCCGCCTCGTAGCCGGCCTGGGCGTCGACCATCTTGGAGCTGGTGCACGAGCCGCTGCAGCGCGATGGCAGCCGGTAGTGGCGGGCCATCTGGGCGGTGAGCAGGTTCATGTGGCAGATCTCCGGTGTGCCGGCCTGTGGGGCACCGGTCTTCATCGAGACAGTGGACAGCCACTGGCCGTACAGGGCGGGTGCGCCGGCCCGGACCAGCTGGGAGAAGGCCACGCCGGTCAGGGCCTCGATGTTGACCTGGATCACTGCGCCGACCGTTGATGCCGGGGTCGACGCCCCTCCGAGCACGAAGGGGCTGAACAGGGTGGCCTGGTTGGCGCCGGCAAACACTCGGACGCTGTCCAGCATGGTCTTGTCCCATACCAGCGGCGTGTTGCCGTTAGCCAGACAGGTCATGACGGTGGTGTTCCGGACGAATTTCTGCCCGAAGACGATGCCGGCCATGTGGAGGCTGTCTTCGGCTCGCTCCATCGACGTCACAGCGCCCATGAACGGCTTGGACGAATACTTCAGCAGGCTCTCGGTCATGTAGAGGTGTCGCTTGGGGACTGGTATGTCCATGGGTTCGCAGACCACGCCGCCCGACATGTGCAGGGCGGGTGAGAGGTGGTTGAGCTTCGTGAAGTTCCGGAAGTCCTCGATGCTTCCCGGGCGCCGGACCCCGTCCAGGCCGAGGACGTACGGGGCGCCGTAGGAGGGGGTGAAGATGGTCTTCCCGTCGCCCACCGTCACGGTGTGGGCGGGATCTCGGGCCACCATGGTGTACGAGGATGGGGCGGTGCCGACCAGCGACATGAGGAGTTCGCGGTCGATGCGAACCCGAACGCCGTCAACCGAGGCACCGGCGGCCGTCCACATGGCGATGGCGTCGGGGCAGCGGAACTCGATGCCCACCTCCTCGATGACGTCCATGGAGGCGTCGTGGATGGTCTGGACCTGTTCCTCAGTCAGCAGGTCCACCCAAGGGATTTTCCGCTCCAGTTCGGGCAACCAGGTCTGCACCCGGGTACGGCGCTTGGCGGCTCGTGCATCGCGACCCCGACGGACCTGCCCCAGTTCGGGACCGGTTGCCGATCCGGTGGACGGCTCGTTGATCGGAGTCATGGTCACTGCGGGATGCTCTCCACGATCAAGCCCCAATGCAAGAGATGAGCCGCATTTTTCTGATGCTCGGTCCCGGCGTCCGCTCGAACATGGGCCTGTTGTACGGCGGGAGTGGCGCTGCGAGACTCCGGCTCGTGACCGATGAGACCAGCTCGCAGCCGCCCCCTGGAGCGCTCGGGCACCTTCGGGTGGCTGACTTCAGCCGAGTGCTGGCCGGGCCCATGGCCACCATGGTTCTGGCTGACCTAGGTGCCGATGTGGTCAAGGTCGAACAACCCGGGGTGGGCGACGAGACTCGCACCTGGGGCCCACCGTGGTGGGGTGATGGCGATGAGGCGACGAGCACCTACTACCTGGGCCTGAACCGCAACAAGCGAAGCATCGCTCTCGACCTGCGAGACCTTGATGACCTGGCGGTGGCCCGCCGGCTCGCTCTGGCCGCCGACGTGGTGGTCGACAACTTCCGGGTCGGCACCATGGCCCGGTTCGGTCTGGACCGGGAGACCCTGGCCGCTGAGCATCCGGGCGTCATCACCTGTTCGGTCACCGGGTTCGGTAGTGCCGGTGATGGTGCCACGCTGGCTGGCTACGACTTTTTGGTGCAGGCGATGAGCGGGGTGATGGCGATCACCGGCGAGGCCGACGGCGAACCGACCAAGATCGGGTCGGCCATGGTCGACAACCTGACCGGCCTCTACGCAGCCATCGCCATCCTGGCGGCTGTCGAGCAGCGCCGGGAGTGTGGCGAAGGCCAGCACGTGGAGGTCTCGCTCATGTCGGCTGCCCTGGCCGGGCTGCTCAACGTGGGTTCGGGGCACGTGGTGGCCGACACCGACCCGGGGCGTCAGGGCAACCGCCACCCGTCGATCGTCCCTTACCAGCCGTACCGCACCGCCGACGGGGTGCTGGCCATCGCGGCGGCCAGCCCCGCCCTGTGGGAGAAGCTCTGTGAGGCCCTTGGCCGCGACGACTGGCGGACTGACGAGCGGTTCGCCGATAACGCGGCACGCATGGTCAATGCCGACGACCTGGAAGCCGAGATCGAGTCGGTGTTGGCCACCAACACGGCCGCTGGTTGGCTGGTGGTTCTGCGGGCCGCGGGCATTCCGGCTGGTCCCATCAACACGGTGCGTCAGGCGTTCCTGGATGCCGAGGCCCTCGGTCTAGATCCGATCGCCGTCCTGGACGACGGTGGGTCGACCGGTGGACGAACTGAGGCGTTCCGGTCGGTTCGCTCACCGATCCGGATGTCGACCACCCCACCGACGGTTCGCCGGCGCCCGCCGTCCAACGACGAGCACGGCGCCGAAATCCGTGCCGAGACCGCCAACTGATCGGCCCAGTAGATCGGGTCAGGCCTAGGGTTCGATGATGTTGTAGAAGCGGGGGAAGTCCGTCACGCAGGCGAACAGGGCCCGCAGCCGATCGGTCTTGCCCTCGGCAGTGATGGCGCCCTCGTCGAGCAGGCTGACACCCGTGGCATCCGTGGCGAAGAGCCGATTTAGCTGGCTCCGGTTGCCGTGCACCACCACATCGGCCGACGCGTGCGTGGCGCCGGGCAGTGAATGGAGGGTGCCGTTGGACAGTTCGAGGCGCACCGTGTTGTTCAATTCGCCCGTGTCATTGAGGTACCAGTCGACGGTCAGCGGGCCAATGGCCGCCGCGGCCACCCCGTCGAGAGACGCGGCCAGCAGGTCGAAGGCCTGCTGGAGGTCCATCCCCATGATCATCTCGGGCCGGGGACGGTTGATCGATTCGATGGCGATGGAACCGTTGCGGAGCTCCTGGGCGCCGGTGAGGTATATGTCGCGCCACGGTCCGGCCTCGGCCCGGTAGGCCAGCTGTTCGAAGGCGTCGGCCTGAAGTAGCCGGGCCTCCTCATACGTCGGATCGGCGAACACCGCATGGCGCAGCACCTCCGCCACCCACCGGTGGTCACCGGCCTCGTAGGACTCGCGCGCCTTGGCCAGGAGTTGATCCATCCCGCCCATGAAGTCGACGTAGCGCCGACCGGCCTCCACGGGCTCGTAGGGGTCGAGGCTGGAAGGGTGTCCGTCGTAGAAGCCGATGTACCGCTGGTAGACGGCCCGCACGTTGTGGCTGACCGTGCCGTAGTAGCCGTGGCAGTGGTAATCGGCCCACAACCCGGGCGGCAGGTCGATGTTGGCCGAGATCTCATTGGGTGAGTAGCCGAGATTGATGAGCCGCATGGACTGGTCGTGGAGCCAGCGGTAGAGGTCCCGCTGACGGGTCAGGTAGCCGTTGACGGCCTCGGCGCCCCAGTGTGGCCAGCCGTGGCTGGCGAACACCACGTCAGACACGTCCCCCCAGCGGTCCATGGCTTCGTCGATGTAACGGCTCCACATGAGCGTGTCGCGCACCAGGGCGCCGCGCAGGGTGAGCACGTTGTGCATGGTGCCGGTGCAGTTCTCGGCCATGCACAGGGCCCGGTAGTCCGGGAAGTAGAAGTGCATCTCGGCTGGCGCCTCGGATTCGGGCGTGAGCTGGAACTCGATCCGGACGCCGTCGAGCACCAACTCCTGGCCGGTCTCG
Above is a window of Acidimicrobiales bacterium DNA encoding:
- a CDS encoding C45 family autoproteolytic acyltransferase/hydrolase: MRRPPLRILDLAGSHEAMGHAHGMAHADEIRAYADERVRLAGSSFWAGGEIDRTEVLDIARSCLPAHEAHSVDLYSELCGLADGAGITPEEAVVAGGFTDFVDTVRSVVGGRHPLEVQEDDCTAFIVPDARCDGQGFYGQTWDMHDTATPYVVLLRIRPDNSPAALVFTTTGCLGQLGMNEAGVCVGINNLVATDGCRGVMWTSVVRDALTCDSAAAARDAILDADLAGAHSFLTFDASGDGHMIEAFPTARPTEALADNAQVHTNHAIWDEALARQAPKQDGLMASSTRRRDRAVELLDRDGIGVEDLMAVTRDDEAICQVSVEPTHIESSGAAIMRPATLDFWAVWGLPSQNEYVHVPFPA
- a CDS encoding GNAT family N-acetyltransferase, which gives rise to MKTPPGTGRPARGPSAPEITYAPIDARWAEELAAIERAAFPTAGIEDLLEVPDILALCETFPDGGFVALDGDTPVGMGVGILIDFDFDDPHHSLDDLIGANSCGNHSDDSDWYYGVTIAVDPGYRRLGIGQELYVLRKDVVRRLGKKGIVAGGVIPGYKDQIDKMSADQYVDRVRAGELYDPTLSFQIENGFEAICAIPDYMDDPAVGGNAVLIVWRNPDLV
- a CDS encoding SDR family oxidoreductase, which encodes MNDDPEGNGRVTGRIVVVTGGAQGIGRAIVNRFAAEGATVVIGDLTDPGNLFLESDAAGHREWVPLDVTNEISILEFAESVAAVHGGVDVLVNNAGIMDTRALADETVAGWDLTMAVNLRGPFLMAKHLVPLMEGRSDPAIVNIGSIEGLGANTLHSSYAASKAGVHGLTRALAVELGPAGIRCNAVAPGWIDTELNRGYVDKHPNREQAVADLATLHPVGRIGEPADVAATVSWLANPDAGFVTGQVVTVDGGRMSRLPIPASLSDD
- a CDS encoding SDR family NAD(P)-dependent oxidoreductase; protein product: MTDSSTGPATGPRVALITGATSGIGRACALRLAAEGFTVVVGGRDATRADAVVAEVTAAGGLATTALGDVADPTYGDEAVGSAIRAHGRLDVLVNAAGVITRANAEGTSDEEWHRVMSTNVDGLFRCTRAALPALRAVGGGAIVNISSTNGLVGGPGLAAYCASKGAVTNLTRAMALDHAHEGIRINAVCPGAVDTSMLYSERNDSREEVHAMNIGGIPEGRIPAGDEVAHVVAFLADDRSRHVNGANISVDGGYTAA
- a CDS encoding FAD-binding oxidoreductase, translated to MGAVTLLPDARRDNGWFEILKEVPPAAPLSGPTEADVVVVGAGFTGLAAARRLGQLRPDAHILLLEAGRIGNNAAGRSSGFGIDHAHNIRSEGFADTAEFEKQQIALNRAGLSYLEEAVTAHGIDCDWSWTGKTHAACTDRGVRDLKHFASTLDRIDEPYELLDADALVDRLGIDHYHQGLHTPGTALMQPAALCRGLATTLPDNVVVHEETPVTWLNAGPPHELWTDGGSVRTPELLLANNGFLAGFGFYRKHLIPVVTWGSMTRPLTDDESTSIGGHRTWGVIPAAPSGTTVRRLANGRILVRNVYSYSRHSLAGGRRRQRAGRSHRKAFEARFPSLTDVPFEYTWGGALSMARNGEPVFGTVADGITAASVHNGTGLARGSICGKLIAEMMCGEGSDLLDAMLGRGRPNKNVPDPVLGWGVEMYARRLRLQSGREM
- a CDS encoding aldehyde dehydrogenase, with amino-acid sequence MALDLADPTALAASINPPTRAVIGGRSVESASRKTFATLNPATGTELAQVSECDAEDVDRAVTAARTAFEDGPWGHLAPADRKRLILRFASLVEAHTDELAIIETLEAGKPISDCSGLDVPDLVATLRWHAEAADKLYDQLSPSGPGRVGMVVREPIGVVGAVLPWNYPLMMAGWKIGPILAAGNTCVVKPAEQTSMSTIRIAELAIEAGIPDGVLNVVPGFGETAGAAIGLHPDVDCVAFTGSTEVGRHFLRYSADSNLKEVLLECGGKSPVIVMADADDLDAAATGICEGIFWNGGQNCSANSRLIVQRSVADELLERIAERSHDWVVGDPLVSETTMGAMIEEAHLDKVLGHISDAHEAGSTCLVGGNQVRQESGGWFVEPTVFTDVDPDSRLAREEVFGPVLAVTTFDTPEEAIRLANDTDYGLAGTIHTTDLRTAHLAARAIRAGTVAVNCYGEGDITTPFGGFKQSGFGGRDKSITAHEQYTELKTIWMDLS
- a CDS encoding dihydrodipicolinate synthase family protein; translation: MNTPTDPPLLHGVCAAMSSPFDDSGESVDEGRLRDHIDSLVEAGVHGLVLAAGTGEFAFLSADEKERIFRIGIDQVAGRIPVICQTSAITTVDAIENSRAAIDLGANAVMVLPPYFEGPFERGVLYHSETLARAVDAPIVLYNIPVQSGFDITPDLYRRLIAMENIDYIKDSTGDLIRLQQLVGIGGHVLAGADPLAPFALMAGSAGWIWGAANVMPHECVALYNHITAGRHAEAMGLWRQMLPANLYFWDNPHEAEYNAAVKTATNMVGRAIGPCRRPVMPMSRQGRVALQAALSTLPVNGVDRDRLVFREWEEERDWLVQMTSRAGVGRAGASRFEVGSTRPTTNQNGSSN
- a CDS encoding trimethylamine methyltransferase family protein yields the protein MTPINEPSTGSATGPELGQVRRGRDARAAKRRTRVQTWLPELERKIPWVDLLTEEQVQTIHDASMDVIEEVGIEFRCPDAIAMWTAAGASVDGVRVRIDRELLMSLVGTAPSSYTMVARDPAHTVTVGDGKTIFTPSYGAPYVLGLDGVRRPGSIEDFRNFTKLNHLSPALHMSGGVVCEPMDIPVPKRHLYMTESLLKYSSKPFMGAVTSMERAEDSLHMAGIVFGQKFVRNTTVMTCLANGNTPLVWDKTMLDSVRVFAGANQATLFSPFVLGGASTPASTVGAVIQVNIEALTGVAFSQLVRAGAPALYGQWLSTVSMKTGAPQAGTPEICHMNLLTAQMARHYRLPSRCSGSCTSSKMVDAQAGYEAARNMYGVLMAGTNFVLSTTGYLESAMCQSYAKWVLDSEQLEMMMRLGGGVSFNDLDEVLATMREVPPGGHHLGTAHTLANFQTAFSMPEMMNSDNYEQWLADGALSAEDRAAAKCRQLLDEYEEPHLPDDVRNELEEYVARRDAELPNLVS